Proteins encoded by one window of Kribbella flavida DSM 17836:
- a CDS encoding UdgX family uracil-DNA binding protein (This protein belongs to the uracil DNA glycosylase superfamily, members of which act in excision repair of DNA. However, it belongs more specifically to UdgX branch, whose founding member was found to bind uracil in DNA (where it does not belong), without cleaving it, appears to promote DNA repair by a pathway involving RecA, rather than base excision.), whose protein sequence is MNDFTGAEPWVPERGGLRAVRAALPSCRGCDLWENAEQVVPGDGPARARMMLVGEQPGDVEDKEGQVFVGPAGRLLDKALAEAGIERDTVYVTNAVKHFRFEQRGKRRIHKTPAVGHIVACAPWLRSELAVVKPELVVVLGSVAARSLLGTTFKVTQHRGEPIALPDGTAATATVHPSSVVRSREYRRDFELFVTDLRAAAAMLG, encoded by the coding sequence GTGAACGACTTCACCGGAGCAGAACCCTGGGTGCCCGAACGCGGCGGTCTGCGGGCGGTGCGCGCCGCGCTGCCGTCCTGCCGAGGTTGCGACCTGTGGGAGAACGCGGAGCAGGTGGTGCCCGGCGACGGCCCGGCCCGGGCCCGGATGATGCTGGTCGGGGAGCAGCCCGGCGACGTCGAGGACAAGGAGGGCCAGGTCTTCGTCGGACCGGCCGGCCGGCTGCTGGACAAGGCGCTGGCCGAGGCGGGCATCGAGCGCGACACCGTCTACGTCACCAACGCGGTCAAGCACTTCCGGTTCGAGCAGCGGGGCAAGCGCCGGATCCACAAGACGCCGGCCGTCGGACACATCGTTGCCTGCGCCCCCTGGTTGCGCTCGGAGCTCGCGGTCGTGAAGCCGGAGCTGGTGGTGGTGCTCGGCTCGGTCGCCGCGCGGTCGCTGCTGGGCACGACGTTCAAGGTCACCCAGCACCGCGGCGAGCCGATCGCGCTGCCCGACGGTACGGCGGCGACCGCGACCGTGCACCCGTCCTCGGTCGTCCGGTCCCGCGAGTACCGCCGGGACTTCGAGCTGTTCGTCACCGACCTGCGCGCGGCCGCCGCGATGCTGGGCTGA
- a CDS encoding NIPSNAP family protein has translation MECCAVLDLRQYTLYPGRRDDLIAVFDEAFVEGQEGYGMHVCGQFRDLDDPDRFVWLRGFRSLEARAEALNGFYYGPIWKARSAEANATMKDSDDALLLRPVLLGAGFPALDTPRPPIGATEVPASVVVGTVYHRNSADDGFVQFFTDQVAPVLIASGIALSAVFETLPAENNFPALPLRDETVLVWFATFADDPAYEQHRQRLAESAAWTAVAEELDRRCRKPAQELRLRPTARSQFR, from the coding sequence ATGGAGTGTTGTGCGGTGCTGGACCTGCGGCAGTACACCTTGTACCCCGGCCGGCGTGACGACCTGATCGCCGTGTTCGACGAGGCCTTCGTCGAGGGGCAGGAGGGCTACGGCATGCACGTGTGCGGCCAGTTCCGCGACCTGGACGACCCGGACCGGTTCGTCTGGCTGCGCGGTTTCCGCAGTCTGGAGGCGCGCGCCGAGGCGCTGAACGGCTTCTACTACGGCCCGATCTGGAAGGCCCGGTCGGCCGAGGCGAACGCGACGATGAAGGACTCCGACGACGCTCTGCTGCTGCGGCCGGTCCTGCTCGGTGCCGGCTTCCCGGCCCTCGACACACCTCGGCCGCCGATCGGAGCGACGGAGGTTCCGGCCTCGGTCGTCGTCGGCACGGTCTACCACCGGAACTCGGCGGACGACGGGTTCGTGCAGTTCTTCACCGACCAGGTCGCGCCGGTACTGATCGCGTCGGGCATCGCACTCAGCGCGGTCTTCGAGACCCTGCCGGCCGAGAACAACTTCCCGGCCCTGCCGTTGCGGGACGAGACGGTGCTCGTCTGGTTCGCGACCTTCGCCGACGACCCGGCGTACGAGCAGCACCGTCAGCGGTTGGCGGAGTCCGCGGCCTGGACGGCGGTCGCCGAGGAACTGGACCGGCGCTGCCGCAAGCCGGCGCAGGAACTGCGGCTGCGGCCGACCGCTCGCTCCCAGTTCCGCTGA
- a CDS encoding serine protein kinase RIO: MSSDVFRSDPELSDLHWTDLPEQRSAPGVDDAFVFQFAEVDERLGPDQRWSTWLDVERGARGPEPRPDWVVTEQAAIDTELGILKTGKEADVFLLERAVDAIGDNPARSSLLAAKRYRSEEHRTFHRSTAYVEGRRTRNSRDSRAMAKKSAHGRSVAAGQWAYAEWDALCRLWKAGVPVPYPVQVDGTELLMEFIDDGDGGAAPRLAQVRPPKALLELYFEQLREGMRELARAGLAHGDLSPYNVLAQHDRIVMIDLPQVIDIVGNPLGMDFLLRDCRNMATWFSNRGLEVDEQELFADLLTMVF; the protein is encoded by the coding sequence ATGTCTTCCGACGTCTTCCGTTCGGACCCAGAACTTTCTGATCTCCACTGGACCGACCTGCCCGAGCAGCGGTCCGCCCCCGGCGTCGACGACGCTTTCGTCTTCCAGTTCGCCGAGGTCGACGAGCGGCTCGGCCCCGATCAGCGCTGGTCCACCTGGCTGGACGTCGAGCGCGGCGCCCGTGGCCCGGAGCCACGCCCCGACTGGGTGGTGACCGAGCAGGCCGCGATCGACACCGAGCTCGGCATTCTCAAGACCGGTAAGGAAGCCGACGTCTTCCTGCTGGAGCGGGCCGTCGACGCGATCGGCGACAACCCGGCCCGCTCGTCGTTGCTGGCCGCCAAGCGGTACCGCAGCGAGGAGCACCGCACGTTCCACCGCAGTACGGCGTACGTCGAGGGCCGGCGGACGCGCAACAGCCGCGACAGTCGCGCGATGGCGAAGAAGTCGGCGCACGGCCGCAGCGTCGCGGCCGGGCAGTGGGCCTACGCCGAGTGGGACGCGCTGTGCCGGCTGTGGAAAGCCGGCGTGCCGGTGCCGTACCCGGTCCAGGTCGACGGCACCGAACTGCTGATGGAGTTCATCGACGACGGCGACGGCGGGGCCGCACCCCGGCTCGCTCAGGTCCGGCCGCCGAAGGCGCTGCTCGAGCTCTACTTCGAGCAGTTGCGCGAGGGCATGCGCGAACTGGCCCGGGCCGGGCTCGCGCACGGCGACCTGTCGCCGTACAACGTGCTGGCCCAGCACGACCGGATCGTGATGATCGACCTGCCGCAGGTGATCGACATCGTCGGCAATCCCTTGGGCATGGACTTCCTGCTCCGGGACTGCCGCAACATGGCGACCTGGTTCAGCAACCGTGGTCTGGAGGTCGACGAGCAGGAGCTGTTCGCCGACCTGTTGACGATGGTGTTCTAG
- a CDS encoding sigma-70 family RNA polymerase sigma factor, producing the protein MTIAPVPADTKQRIADATQDLLDQAAVPGLPEARRQELLDQVILLNSPIARSIASRYRSKGVDSDDLEQVAYLGLVKAANGYRPSESTAFLAYAVPTIRGELKRYFRDCAWTVRPPRRVQEMQGSIAAAEPELTQKLGHLPTDRETAEALGTEPGEIAEATAVRACFSTLSLDAPGSGEGGASLMDTVADAEDGYDLVENVHTLTPAVADLDDRDRRILQLRFCHGYTQEEIGQELGVSQMQVSRLLRGILDRLREELTAPQRAD; encoded by the coding sequence GTGACGATCGCACCTGTACCGGCCGACACCAAGCAGCGCATCGCAGACGCCACCCAGGACCTGCTCGACCAGGCCGCCGTTCCGGGACTGCCAGAGGCCCGGCGCCAGGAGCTGCTCGACCAGGTCATCCTGCTGAACAGCCCGATCGCCCGTTCGATCGCCTCCCGCTACCGCAGCAAGGGCGTCGACTCCGACGACCTCGAGCAGGTCGCGTACCTCGGCCTGGTCAAGGCCGCCAACGGCTACCGGCCGAGCGAGTCGACCGCCTTCCTCGCGTACGCCGTACCGACCATCCGTGGCGAGCTCAAGCGGTACTTCCGGGACTGCGCGTGGACGGTGCGGCCGCCGCGCCGGGTCCAGGAGATGCAGGGCAGCATCGCGGCCGCCGAGCCGGAGCTGACCCAGAAGCTGGGCCACCTGCCGACCGACCGGGAGACGGCCGAAGCGCTCGGCACGGAGCCCGGCGAGATCGCCGAGGCCACCGCGGTCCGGGCCTGCTTCAGCACGCTGTCCCTGGACGCGCCCGGATCGGGCGAAGGCGGGGCGTCCCTGATGGACACCGTCGCCGACGCCGAGGACGGCTACGACCTGGTCGAGAACGTGCACACGCTGACTCCGGCCGTCGCGGACCTGGACGATCGCGACCGCCGGATCCTCCAGCTGCGCTTCTGCCACGGTTACACCCAGGAGGAGATCGGCCAGGAGCTCGGCGTCAGTCAAATGCAGGTCTCCCGCCTGCTGCGCGGCATCCTGGACCGCCTGCGCGAGGAACTCACCGCACCGCAACGCGCGGACTGA
- a CDS encoding flavodoxin family protein — MRALVLNCTLKASPTRSNTDSLADVVVAALERLDVKTTRIRLADLTVKPGVTSDEGDGDDWPEVHQLLLDSEILVVATPTWVGHPSSVAQRMLERMDAMISETDDAGRPVGYNKVAGVVVTGNEDGAHHVISEIAGGLGDIGYTIPGQAWTYWNKGPGPGPSYNETGEGHDWSHRTGRAMASNLVAVARALAANPVPAPPD, encoded by the coding sequence ATGCGGGCCTTGGTGCTGAACTGCACGCTGAAGGCGTCACCGACCAGGTCGAACACCGACTCGCTGGCCGACGTGGTGGTGGCCGCGCTGGAGCGGCTGGACGTCAAGACCACCCGGATCCGGCTGGCCGACCTGACCGTGAAGCCCGGCGTGACCAGCGACGAGGGCGACGGCGACGACTGGCCGGAGGTGCACCAGCTGCTGCTGGACAGCGAGATCCTGGTGGTCGCCACACCGACCTGGGTCGGGCACCCGTCGTCGGTCGCCCAGCGCATGCTCGAACGGATGGACGCGATGATCAGCGAGACCGACGACGCGGGGCGCCCGGTCGGGTACAACAAGGTGGCCGGCGTGGTGGTGACCGGCAACGAGGACGGCGCGCACCACGTCATCTCGGAGATCGCCGGCGGTCTGGGCGACATCGGCTACACCATTCCGGGCCAGGCGTGGACCTACTGGAACAAGGGTCCCGGGCCCGGGCCGAGCTACAACGAGACCGGCGAGGGTCACGACTGGTCGCACCGGACCGGCCGGGCGATGGCGAGCAACCTGGTCGCGGTCGCCCGCGCCCTGGCTGCGAACCCCGTGCCGGCGCCGCCCGACTGA
- a CDS encoding zinc-dependent alcohol dehydrogenase: MKALTWQGKRKIEYGDVPDPRIEQPTDAIVKVTSTGICGSDLHLYEVLAPYLDAGDILGHEAMGVVAEVGSAVTNLKPGDRVVVPFQIACGHCFMCDQDLQTQCETTQVREQGMGAALFGYTKLYGQVPGGQAEYLRVPQAQYGPIKVPDGPSDDRFVYLSDVLPTAWQAVEYAGVPDGGSLVVIGLGPIGDMAARIGIHRGYRVIGIDLVPERLERARLHGVETLEYSDDVADAVRNLTDGRGPDSVIDAVGMEAHGSPKAKVGQQLAGLLPDALAQKFIETAGVDRLAALYLAVDLVRRGGTISLSGVYGGMADPLPMLTIFDKQIQLRMGQANVRRWVDKILPLLDDTDVLRVEGFATHHLPLSEGPAAYEMFQKKQDGAVKILLKP, from the coding sequence GTGAAGGCACTGACCTGGCAGGGCAAGCGCAAGATCGAGTACGGCGACGTGCCGGACCCGCGGATCGAGCAGCCGACGGACGCGATCGTCAAGGTCACCTCGACCGGGATCTGCGGGTCGGACCTGCACCTGTACGAGGTGCTGGCGCCGTACCTCGACGCCGGCGACATCCTGGGGCACGAGGCGATGGGCGTGGTCGCGGAGGTCGGATCCGCGGTCACGAACCTGAAGCCCGGCGACCGGGTGGTGGTGCCCTTCCAGATCGCCTGCGGGCACTGCTTCATGTGCGACCAGGACCTGCAGACGCAGTGCGAGACCACCCAGGTCCGCGAGCAGGGCATGGGCGCCGCGCTCTTCGGCTACACCAAGCTCTACGGCCAGGTCCCGGGCGGTCAGGCCGAGTACCTGCGCGTCCCGCAGGCGCAGTACGGGCCAATCAAGGTGCCGGACGGTCCGTCCGACGACCGGTTCGTCTACCTGTCCGACGTTCTGCCGACGGCCTGGCAGGCGGTCGAGTACGCCGGGGTGCCGGACGGTGGCTCGCTGGTCGTCATCGGGCTCGGTCCGATCGGCGACATGGCCGCCCGGATCGGCATCCACCGCGGCTACCGGGTGATCGGCATCGACCTGGTGCCGGAGCGGCTGGAACGCGCTCGCCTGCACGGCGTGGAGACGCTGGAGTACTCCGACGACGTGGCCGACGCGGTCCGCAACCTGACCGACGGCCGGGGCCCGGACTCGGTGATCGACGCGGTCGGCATGGAGGCGCACGGCTCGCCGAAGGCGAAGGTCGGGCAGCAGCTGGCGGGCTTGCTGCCGGACGCGCTGGCGCAGAAGTTCATCGAGACCGCCGGCGTCGACCGGCTGGCCGCGCTCTACCTGGCCGTCGACCTGGTCCGCCGGGGCGGCACGATCTCGCTGTCCGGCGTGTACGGCGGGATGGCGGACCCGCTGCCGATGCTGACGATCTTCGACAAGCAGATCCAGCTCCGGATGGGCCAGGCCAACGTGCGCCGCTGGGTGGACAAGATCCTCCCGCTGCTGGACGACACCGACGTGCTGCGGGTCGAAGGCTTCGCCACCCACCACCTGCCGCTGAGCGAGGGCCCCGCGGCGTACGAGATGTTCCAGAAGAAGCAGGACGGCGCCGTCAAGATTCTGCTGAAGCCGTAG
- a CDS encoding alpha/beta fold hydrolase — MFDNFQLDRITVGEVPLRVRHGGSGPAVVLLHGHPRTHTTWYAVAPRLAAAGFTVVCPDLRGYGQSGKPPTDADHTPYSKRAMANDLVGLMDALGHATFSVVGHDRGSYVAYRTALDHPERVAKLVVIDGVPAVEALERTDAKFAAQWWHWWFFAQSEKPAERVICADPDAWYNAWTSNGPDALGPENHADFLAAIRDPATVHGMLEDYRAGLGIDRRTDEQDRAAGRQIRCPAMMLWSTRDDMEEIYGDPLEVWKPWCPQIVGHGIDSTHHVAENAPAELVKSLAEFL, encoded by the coding sequence ATGTTCGACAACTTCCAACTCGACCGGATCACCGTCGGCGAGGTGCCGCTGCGCGTTCGGCACGGCGGTTCCGGACCGGCCGTCGTGCTCCTGCACGGTCATCCCCGCACCCACACCACCTGGTACGCCGTGGCGCCGCGACTCGCCGCGGCCGGTTTCACCGTCGTCTGCCCTGACCTGCGTGGTTACGGACAGTCGGGCAAACCACCCACCGACGCCGACCACACGCCGTACTCGAAACGGGCGATGGCCAACGACCTCGTCGGACTGATGGACGCGCTCGGTCACGCCACCTTCAGCGTCGTCGGCCACGACCGCGGCTCGTACGTCGCCTACCGGACCGCGCTGGACCACCCGGAGCGGGTGGCCAAGCTGGTCGTGATCGACGGAGTCCCGGCGGTCGAGGCGCTGGAGCGGACCGACGCGAAGTTCGCCGCCCAGTGGTGGCACTGGTGGTTCTTCGCCCAGAGCGAGAAGCCGGCCGAGCGGGTGATCTGCGCCGATCCGGACGCCTGGTACAACGCCTGGACGTCGAACGGGCCCGACGCGCTCGGCCCGGAGAACCACGCCGACTTCCTGGCCGCGATCCGGGACCCGGCGACCGTGCACGGCATGCTCGAGGACTACCGGGCCGGGCTGGGCATCGACCGGCGGACCGACGAGCAGGACCGCGCGGCCGGGCGGCAGATCCGCTGCCCGGCGATGATGCTGTGGTCCACCCGGGACGACATGGAGGAGATCTACGGCGACCCGCTGGAGGTGTGGAAGCCGTGGTGCCCGCAGATCGTCGGGCACGGCATCGACTCGACCCACCACGTCGCCGAGAACGCACCGGCCGAGCTGGTGAAGAGCCTGGCCGAGTTCCTGTAG
- a CDS encoding GPGG-motif small membrane protein — protein sequence MGLVLWIIAAILVISGIVSLVRGQLLMGAALIVVGLLVGPGGVSIFT from the coding sequence ATGGGCCTAGTGCTCTGGATCATCGCGGCGATCCTCGTCATCTCTGGAATCGTCTCGCTTGTCCGCGGCCAGCTCCTGATGGGTGCCGCACTGATCGTCGTCGGCCTGCTGGTCGGTCCGGGCGGCGTGAGCATCTTCACCTGA
- a CDS encoding CsbD family protein, producing the protein MGIGDKIKNAAESAKGKAKERTGEATDNEDLQAEGQVDKSKADLKQAGEKAKDAFRD; encoded by the coding sequence ATGGGTATCGGAGACAAGATCAAGAACGCCGCCGAGAGCGCCAAGGGCAAGGCCAAGGAGCGCACCGGCGAAGCGACCGACAACGAAGACCTGCAGGCCGAGGGTCAGGTCGACAAGTCGAAGGCCGATCTGAAGCAGGCCGGCGAGAAGGCCAAGGACGCCTTCCGGGACTGA
- a CDS encoding TIGR03557 family F420-dependent LLM class oxidoreductase codes for MKIGYFLSSEEYTPAQLIEQARLAEESGFDGLWISDHFHPWNDEQGQSAFVWSAIGAISQVCELPVTTAVTCPTVRIHPVVVAQAAATSAVLLNGRFTLGIGSGEALNEHILGDVWPTVDVRLEMLEEAVEIMRRLWTEDGFVSHRGKHYTVDTARIYTKPDTPLPIYMSGFGPQATDVAARIADGYITTSPDQEMLERFRTNGGGDKPAQVGFKVSYAPTEEEGVEQAHRIWANAGLPGELAQVLPSPRHFEQASQLVTKESTAQSLTCGSKAEAHVEAFKPYVEAGFDEIYVANMGPHTVDMMKLYRDEVLPELRRSGR; via the coding sequence GTGAAGATCGGCTATTTCCTGTCCAGCGAGGAGTACACGCCGGCCCAGCTGATCGAGCAGGCGCGACTGGCCGAGGAGTCCGGTTTCGACGGGCTCTGGATCAGCGACCACTTCCACCCGTGGAACGACGAGCAGGGACAGAGCGCGTTCGTCTGGTCGGCGATCGGCGCGATCTCGCAGGTCTGCGAGCTGCCGGTGACCACCGCAGTGACCTGCCCGACGGTGCGGATCCACCCGGTCGTGGTCGCCCAGGCCGCCGCCACCAGCGCCGTTCTGCTGAACGGCCGCTTCACGCTCGGCATCGGCAGCGGCGAGGCACTCAACGAGCACATCCTCGGTGACGTCTGGCCGACCGTCGACGTCCGGCTGGAGATGCTGGAGGAAGCGGTCGAGATTATGCGCCGGCTGTGGACCGAGGACGGCTTCGTCTCGCACCGGGGCAAGCACTACACCGTGGACACGGCGCGGATCTACACCAAGCCCGATACCCCGCTACCGATCTACATGTCCGGCTTCGGTCCGCAGGCGACCGACGTCGCGGCCCGGATCGCCGACGGCTACATCACCACCTCGCCCGACCAGGAGATGCTCGAGCGTTTCCGGACCAACGGTGGCGGCGACAAGCCGGCCCAGGTGGGCTTCAAGGTCAGCTACGCGCCGACCGAGGAGGAGGGCGTCGAGCAGGCGCACCGGATCTGGGCGAACGCCGGTCTGCCGGGCGAGCTGGCCCAGGTGCTGCCCTCGCCCCGGCACTTCGAGCAGGCCAGCCAGCTGGTGACCAAGGAGTCGACCGCGCAGTCGCTGACCTGCGGCAGCAAGGCCGAGGCACACGTCGAGGCGTTCAAGCCGTACGTCGAGGCCGGCTTCGACGAGATCTACGTGGCCAACATGGGCCCGCACACCGTCGACATGATGAAGCTGTACCGCGACGAGGTGCTGCCGGAACTGCGGCGCTCGGGCCGGTAG
- a CDS encoding DNA topoisomerase IB yields the protein MRLRRSTPDKPGLTRRRRGKGFTYLDTERKRITDPDVIERIRTLAIPPAWKDVWICPYPNGHIQAIGTDEAGRRQYLYHDDWRTSQDADKHDRVRRLARKLPAFREAVDQDLCRQGFGRDKVLAVALRMLDYGVFRTGNTQYAEEYGSRGASTLLRDDVKVSKGRLVFDFVAKGGIRRTLELEDDRLVAAVRSLKRARHDSPRLLVYRDDAGYHEIDATMVNERFHELVGDDYTVKDLRTWTATVHAAVDLAQADPPRTKKALNEAVKEMLAEVSEHLGNTPTVARASYVDPRVVEQYERGRTIASTVEKVGDDLDDAGVRAQVERSVNKLLDQDAR from the coding sequence ATGCGTCTGCGCCGTAGTACTCCCGACAAGCCCGGCCTGACCCGGCGCCGCCGGGGCAAGGGGTTCACCTACCTCGACACCGAGCGCAAACGGATCACCGATCCGGACGTGATCGAGCGGATCCGTACGCTGGCGATCCCGCCGGCCTGGAAGGACGTCTGGATCTGCCCGTACCCCAACGGCCACATCCAGGCCATCGGCACCGACGAGGCCGGCCGGCGCCAGTACCTGTACCACGACGACTGGCGTACCTCCCAGGACGCGGACAAGCACGACCGGGTCCGCCGGCTGGCCCGCAAGCTGCCGGCCTTCCGGGAGGCTGTGGACCAGGACCTGTGCCGGCAGGGGTTCGGCCGCGACAAGGTGCTGGCGGTGGCGCTGCGGATGCTGGACTACGGGGTCTTCCGGACCGGCAACACCCAGTACGCCGAGGAGTACGGCAGCCGGGGCGCGTCCACCCTGCTGCGCGACGACGTCAAGGTGAGCAAGGGCCGGCTGGTGTTCGACTTCGTCGCGAAGGGCGGGATCCGCCGCACGCTGGAACTGGAGGACGACCGGCTGGTGGCGGCCGTCCGCTCGCTCAAGCGGGCCCGGCACGACTCCCCGCGGCTGCTGGTCTACCGTGACGACGCGGGCTACCACGAGATCGACGCCACCATGGTGAACGAGCGCTTCCACGAGCTCGTCGGCGACGACTACACGGTCAAGGACCTGCGGACCTGGACCGCCACCGTGCACGCGGCGGTCGACCTGGCCCAGGCCGATCCGCCGCGGACGAAGAAGGCGCTGAACGAGGCGGTCAAGGAGATGCTCGCGGAGGTCTCCGAGCACCTCGGCAACACCCCCACTGTCGCCCGCGCCTCGTACGTCGACCCGCGCGTGGTCGAGCAGTACGAACGTGGCCGGACGATCGCGAGCACGGTCGAGAAGGTCGGCGACGACCTGGACGACGCCGGGGTGCGGGCCCAGGTCGAGCGCTCGGTCAACAAGTTGCTCGACCAGGACGCCCGGTAG
- a CDS encoding phosphoketolase, which produces MQQIDATPLSDEELQGLDAYWRAANYLSVGQIYLLANPLLKEPLGPDHIKPRLLGHWGTTPGLNLIYAHLNRVIRQRERDLMYVIGPGHGGPAIVANTWLEGSWTATYPNTTQDEPGMARLFKQFSFPGGIPSHVAPEVPGSINEGGELGYSLSHAYGAAADNPDLVVACVIGDGEAETGPLATSWHCNKFVDPRRDGAVLPILHLNGYKIANPAVLARIGDEELTALLRGLGHEPYLVEGSDPATVHQALAATLDRCLDRIDEIQLEARTAETPPGRSAWPMIVLKTPKGWTGPHTVDGEPVEDTWRSHQVPLSGVRSNDDHLRQLEDWLRSYRPEELFDADGRPVERLLELAPPPSLRMGSSPHANGGVLTRDLELPDPADHAVPVKAPGAEDGEPTKVFGQYLRDAFVLNEPHRNLRLFGPDETESNRLNAVYEVTGKAWVAERRDTDRNLAIDGRVLEMLSEHTCQGWLEGYLLTGRHGLFSSYEAFVHIVDSMVNQHAKWLKSINRLDWRRPVPSLNYLLTSHVWRQDHNGFSHQDPGFIDHVVNKKAEVVRVYLPPDANTLLSTMDHCLRTRNYINVVVAGKQPQPNWLDWESAALHCARGIGVWDFASNDDGEPDVVMACAGDVPTLETMAAVDLLREHLPQLKVRVVNVVDLMRLQDATEHPHGLTDPEFDALFTTDKPVIFAYHGYPWLIHRLTYRRRGHANLHVRGYIEEGTTTTPFDMVVLNNLDRYHLAMDVIDRVPSLGSRAASVRQHFSDQRVRHRAHTTTYGEDLPEVRDWRWGRPR; this is translated from the coding sequence GTGCAGCAGATCGACGCCACCCCGTTGAGCGACGAGGAGTTGCAGGGTCTCGACGCGTACTGGCGAGCCGCGAACTACCTGTCCGTGGGACAGATCTACCTGCTCGCCAACCCGCTGCTGAAGGAGCCGCTGGGGCCCGACCACATCAAGCCGCGGCTGCTCGGGCACTGGGGCACGACGCCGGGGCTCAACCTGATCTACGCCCACCTCAACCGGGTGATCCGGCAGCGTGAGCGCGACCTGATGTACGTGATCGGGCCGGGCCACGGCGGTCCGGCGATCGTCGCCAACACCTGGCTCGAGGGCAGCTGGACCGCGACGTACCCGAACACCACCCAGGACGAGCCGGGCATGGCGCGGCTGTTCAAGCAGTTCTCCTTCCCCGGTGGCATTCCCAGCCACGTCGCTCCCGAGGTGCCGGGTTCGATCAACGAGGGCGGCGAGCTCGGCTACTCGCTCAGCCACGCCTACGGCGCGGCGGCGGACAACCCCGACCTGGTGGTCGCCTGCGTGATCGGTGACGGCGAGGCCGAGACCGGCCCGCTGGCGACGTCGTGGCACTGCAACAAGTTCGTCGATCCGCGTCGCGACGGCGCGGTGCTGCCGATCCTGCACCTCAACGGCTACAAGATCGCCAACCCGGCGGTGCTGGCCCGGATCGGCGACGAGGAGCTCACCGCGTTGCTGCGCGGCCTCGGCCACGAGCCGTACCTGGTCGAGGGCTCCGACCCGGCGACCGTGCATCAGGCGCTGGCCGCGACGCTGGACCGCTGCCTGGACCGGATCGACGAGATCCAGCTGGAGGCGCGGACCGCCGAGACACCGCCGGGCCGGTCGGCCTGGCCGATGATCGTGCTCAAGACGCCGAAGGGCTGGACCGGTCCGCACACGGTGGACGGCGAGCCGGTCGAGGACACCTGGCGGTCCCACCAGGTCCCGCTGTCCGGCGTCCGGTCGAACGACGACCACCTGCGCCAGCTGGAGGACTGGCTGCGCAGCTACCGGCCGGAAGAGCTGTTCGACGCCGACGGCCGGCCGGTGGAACGGCTGCTGGAGCTGGCCCCGCCCCCGTCGCTGCGGATGGGTTCCAGCCCGCACGCCAACGGCGGCGTCCTCACTCGGGACCTGGAACTGCCCGACCCCGCCGACCACGCCGTACCGGTGAAGGCGCCGGGGGCCGAGGACGGGGAACCGACCAAGGTGTTCGGGCAGTACCTGCGGGACGCGTTCGTGCTCAACGAACCGCACCGCAACCTGCGGCTGTTCGGCCCGGACGAGACCGAGTCGAACCGGCTGAACGCGGTGTACGAGGTGACCGGCAAGGCCTGGGTGGCGGAGCGGCGGGACACCGACCGGAACCTGGCGATCGACGGCCGCGTGCTGGAGATGCTCAGCGAGCACACCTGTCAAGGCTGGTTGGAGGGGTACCTGCTGACCGGGCGGCACGGGCTGTTCTCGTCGTACGAGGCGTTCGTGCACATCGTCGACTCGATGGTGAACCAGCACGCGAAGTGGCTGAAGTCGATCAACCGGCTCGACTGGCGCCGGCCGGTCCCGTCGCTCAACTACCTGCTCACCTCGCACGTGTGGCGGCAGGACCACAACGGCTTCTCGCACCAGGATCCCGGCTTCATCGACCACGTGGTGAACAAGAAGGCCGAGGTGGTCCGGGTCTACCTGCCGCCGGACGCCAACACGCTGCTGTCCACGATGGACCACTGCCTGCGGACCCGGAACTACATCAACGTCGTTGTCGCCGGCAAGCAGCCGCAGCCGAACTGGCTGGACTGGGAGTCGGCCGCGCTGCACTGCGCCCGCGGGATCGGCGTCTGGGACTTCGCCAGCAACGACGACGGCGAGCCCGACGTGGTGATGGCCTGCGCCGGCGACGTGCCGACACTGGAGACGATGGCCGCGGTCGATCTGCTGCGCGAGCACCTGCCGCAGCTGAAGGTCCGGGTGGTGAACGTGGTCGACCTGATGCGCCTGCAGGACGCGACCGAGCACCCGCACGGGCTGACCGATCCGGAGTTCGACGCGCTGTTCACCACCGACAAGCCGGTGATCTTCGCGTACCACGGCTACCCGTGGCTGATTCACCGGCTGACCTACCGGCGGCGCGGGCACGCCAACCTGCACGTGCGCGGGTACATCGAGGAGGGCACCACCACCACGCCGTTCGACATGGTGGTGCTGAACAACCTCGACCGCTACCACCTGGCGATGGACGTGATCGACCGGGTGCCGTCGCTGGGCAGCCGCGCGGCCTCGGTCCGGCAGCACTTCTCCGACCAGCGTGTCCGGCACCGCGCTCATACCACCACGTACGGCGAGGACCTGCCCGAGGTGCGCGACTGGCGCTGGGGCCGCCCCCGCTGA